The Mucilaginibacter yixingensis genome window below encodes:
- a CDS encoding erythromycin esterase family protein translates to MTLKVTKLLAFILFMGMPFLANAQNGPDLTDALNHQLIPLRTVEPDTGFADLEPLKAILKDKQIFGLGEATHGTHEFFTFKHRMLVLLVKELGVKTFVIEGDFAGAQQMNDYVLYGKNSLNQGLVGLGIRAWMTQEVADMAEWIKTYNDTQTPENKVTFWGCDLKLAYFMVEPVKQYLTANHQLTPVLDSGFSAMRKYGHPLTETDKASVKAALGELSKISFNKADPGKLALYQHYVRQMQQCFDYVGAYSKLFPARQDNVRDKYMAENCEWIYNQTGHKKMMIWAHNQHICKSSGSEGHNRMGMRLAKTFGEAYYAVGFDFYDGAMRSFDMQTMKYVAVPIAPAKADATGNVFSKCSAANFILDFKSASANPVIKNFLDKEVPSSFYGAEYNAPSYVEHRLADSYDGVIFIKNTTPARSLKPSQQ, encoded by the coding sequence ATGACACTAAAAGTTACTAAACTGCTTGCCTTTATACTCTTTATGGGTATGCCGTTTTTAGCAAACGCACAAAATGGCCCAGATTTAACCGATGCACTCAACCACCAACTGATTCCGCTCCGAACTGTTGAGCCTGACACTGGTTTTGCTGATCTGGAGCCGTTGAAAGCTATCTTGAAAGACAAGCAAATCTTTGGCTTGGGCGAAGCTACACATGGCACCCATGAGTTTTTTACGTTTAAACACCGGATGCTGGTGTTGCTGGTGAAAGAGCTGGGCGTTAAAACTTTTGTAATAGAAGGCGACTTTGCCGGCGCGCAGCAAATGAATGATTATGTGCTATACGGTAAAAATAGCCTTAACCAGGGACTTGTGGGTTTGGGCATCAGAGCCTGGATGACACAAGAAGTTGCCGATATGGCCGAATGGATAAAGACTTATAACGATACACAAACGCCGGAAAATAAAGTAACTTTTTGGGGATGTGATTTGAAACTTGCTTATTTTATGGTTGAGCCGGTTAAACAGTATTTAACGGCAAACCATCAGCTTACACCTGTTTTAGATAGCGGTTTTAGCGCAATGCGCAAATATGGGCACCCCTTAACTGAAACAGATAAAGCATCGGTAAAGGCAGCCTTAGGTGAATTAAGTAAGATCAGTTTTAATAAAGCAGATCCGGGTAAATTGGCTTTATATCAGCATTATGTGCGGCAAATGCAGCAGTGCTTTGATTATGTGGGAGCCTATTCTAAGTTGTTCCCTGCCCGGCAAGACAATGTAAGGGATAAATACATGGCCGAAAACTGCGAATGGATATACAACCAAACGGGACATAAAAAGATGATGATATGGGCACATAATCAACATATATGCAAATCATCAGGTAGCGAAGGGCATAACCGCATGGGTATGCGACTGGCTAAAACGTTTGGCGAGGCTTATTATGCCGTGGGTTTTGACTTTTATGATGGCGCTATGAGGTCATTTGACATGCAAACTATGAAATATGTAGCTGTGCCAATAGCGCCCGCTAAAGCCGATGCTACCGGCAACGTGTTTTCAAAGTGCAGCGCGGCAAACTTTATACTTGATTTCAAAAGTGCATCAGCCAACCCGGTTATCAAAAACTTTCTAGATAAAGAAGTACCATCATCTTTCTACGGAGCCGAATACAATGCCCCTAGCTATGTTGAACACCGGCTGGCAGATAGTTATGACGGAGTTATCTTTATAAAGAATACTACCCCAGCCAGATCGTTAAAACCATCACAGCAATAA
- a CDS encoding DUF2130 domain-containing protein, producing MATEVKCPSCGTNFPLEEALNEDYKKELRQQMQGFITQKEQEFKQREKAFETKERQQQEIFEQRLVKEKQELQRNMEESLRRTIATDYENQLTLLQRSKEESDEKLKLSRQKELEFLQKEEGLKRREEEMEIDTQRRLQEQRNELAEQIRKQEAEKYSLKDTEYLLKQRELEKQLEDQKKLVDEMKRKAEQGSMQLQGEVQELILEELLREYFPFDVIAEVGKGIRGADCVQTIRNQFGQECGRIIYESKRTKEFSNDWIEKLKKDMRSIGVDVAVIVSQCYPKGMDSFGQVDGVWVCSFEEVKAVAYVLRDGIIRLSNQARSQENKGDKMHLLYDYLTGSEFNEQWKAIREGYMSMRTSIQRERDAMEKMWKAREKQLEKVLLNAAHIAGSIEGIAGSDSIQLSLTDETDDAMMLE from the coding sequence ATGGCAACAGAAGTAAAATGTCCGTCGTGCGGAACCAATTTCCCGTTAGAAGAAGCGTTAAATGAGGATTATAAAAAGGAACTGCGTCAGCAAATGCAGGGCTTTATTACACAGAAAGAGCAGGAGTTTAAACAACGCGAAAAGGCATTTGAAACCAAAGAGCGCCAGCAGCAGGAAATATTTGAGCAACGCCTGGTAAAAGAAAAACAAGAGCTACAGCGCAACATGGAAGAAAGCCTGCGCCGTACCATTGCTACCGATTACGAGAATCAACTCACGCTTTTACAGCGATCAAAAGAAGAGAGTGATGAAAAACTCAAATTATCGCGCCAGAAAGAGCTGGAGTTTCTGCAAAAAGAAGAGGGCCTGAAACGCCGTGAGGAGGAAATGGAGATTGATACGCAACGCCGCTTGCAGGAGCAACGTAATGAACTGGCCGAACAGATTCGCAAGCAGGAAGCCGAGAAATATAGCCTTAAGGATACCGAATATCTGCTGAAACAGCGCGAGCTGGAAAAGCAGTTGGAAGACCAGAAAAAACTGGTTGACGAGATGAAGCGCAAAGCCGAGCAAGGCTCCATGCAGCTACAGGGCGAAGTACAGGAACTGATACTGGAAGAATTGCTGCGCGAATATTTTCCGTTTGATGTTATCGCCGAGGTAGGTAAAGGCATTCGTGGTGCCGATTGTGTGCAAACTATCCGTAACCAGTTTGGGCAGGAGTGCGGTCGCATTATTTATGAGAGCAAACGTACCAAAGAGTTCTCTAACGATTGGATTGAGAAACTGAAGAAAGATATGCGCAGTATTGGCGTAGACGTGGCCGTTATTGTAAGCCAATGCTACCCCAAAGGCATGGACAGCTTTGGCCAGGTTGATGGCGTGTGGGTTTGCTCTTTTGAGGAGGTGAAAGCGGTGGCCTATGTGCTGCGTGACGGTATTATCCGCCTGTCTAACCAGGCCCGCTCGCAAGAGAACAAGGGCGATAAAATGCACCTGCTGTATGACTACCTGACCGGTAGCGAGTTTAACGAACAATGGAAAGCTATCCGCGAGGGCTACATGAGTATGCGTACCTCCATCCAGCGCGAACGTGACGCCATGGAAAAAATGTGGAAGGCCCGCGAGAAACAATTGGAAAAAGTACTCCTCAACGCCGCACATATTGCCGGCTCCATAGAAGGTATTGCCGGTAGTGACTCCATTCAGTTGAGTTTGACTGATGAAACCGATGATGCGATGATGCTGGAATAA
- a CDS encoding GDSL-type esterase/lipase family protein, with the protein MKKIFKKSGTLLTALVILASAQSCKKAGISDDPKPTSSDGLPTTAVVGAENLAQWKTYKASPTNSAFNWVLIGDSYTQGNYYAWKLFYKVLNDGYADGGSGYCSFSRVDDEGLHIMDQSIDPNILYCTYDYAKWNYTREKTIGPDGWVTNTTATNATITVTSKEAVNTMTIVYEKPTTAESFRYRVNGGTWTTVNLAANTATSIGNTVVDVSTAGDNFTVDIDPLSVGMNFCGVISKWGGNKMMMDKCGISGARADYPAQNDEWNQSMQLLAPQGALIQYGVNEQIQDIDPAYYKTSVQNIITKLRAISPNCDIILMSPPQTVYETSDAPRKYKQADYAKVLYQLSLDNKTAYVNLNVAFGSFAQASANGLFNADRTHPSDTGGDLIANTIYSALKK; encoded by the coding sequence GTGAAAAAAATCTTCAAGAAATCAGGCACGCTGCTGACGGCACTGGTGATCTTAGCGTCGGCTCAGAGCTGTAAAAAGGCAGGGATCAGCGACGATCCCAAACCTACATCAAGCGATGGATTGCCCACAACCGCGGTAGTGGGCGCAGAAAATCTGGCACAGTGGAAAACCTACAAGGCAAGCCCCACCAATTCAGCTTTTAACTGGGTATTAATAGGTGACTCTTATACTCAGGGTAATTATTACGCCTGGAAATTATTTTACAAAGTGTTAAACGACGGCTATGCTGATGGCGGCTCCGGCTATTGTAGCTTTAGCCGTGTAGACGATGAAGGCCTCCACATTATGGACCAGTCTATAGACCCGAATATATTATACTGTACCTATGACTATGCTAAATGGAATTACACCCGTGAGAAAACCATTGGCCCGGACGGATGGGTAACCAACACAACGGCAACCAACGCTACCATAACCGTTACATCTAAAGAAGCGGTTAACACGATGACCATAGTTTACGAAAAACCAACTACGGCCGAAAGTTTTAGATACCGCGTTAATGGCGGCACATGGACAACGGTTAATCTTGCCGCTAATACAGCTACCTCAATTGGCAACACCGTAGTTGATGTAAGCACTGCAGGTGACAATTTCACGGTAGATATAGACCCATTAAGCGTAGGCATGAACTTTTGCGGTGTAATTAGCAAGTGGGGCGGTAATAAAATGATGATGGACAAATGCGGAATATCTGGCGCCAGGGCAGACTACCCAGCTCAGAACGATGAGTGGAACCAGTCTATGCAATTGCTTGCTCCTCAGGGCGCACTGATCCAATACGGTGTTAATGAGCAGATCCAGGATATTGATCCTGCTTATTATAAAACCAGCGTGCAAAACATCATTACCAAACTGCGCGCTATATCGCCTAATTGTGATATTATTCTGATGAGTCCGCCGCAAACAGTGTACGAAACTTCTGACGCGCCAAGAAAATACAAACAAGCCGATTATGCTAAAGTGCTATACCAGCTTTCGCTTGATAATAAAACGGCTTATGTTAATCTTAACGTTGCTTTCGGTTCGTTTGCACAGGCCTCTGCCAATGGCTTGTTCAACGCTGACCGTACCCACCCAAGTGATACGGGCGGCGATTTGATAGCCAATACCATTTATTCGGCATTGAAGAAATAA
- a CDS encoding SPFH domain-containing protein codes for MNNLINFWWLLPLVAAVIAYKFVLRAFFGMIIVPDDRIGLVIKKFALYGDKRLPDGRIIAIKGEAGMQAKPLAPGLYWRMWPWQYSIIMEQFTIIPQDKLGLVKAKDGASMDTGRVLGKPVDCDKFQDSQAFLENNGQKGPQAAFLTPGSYRINTFLFEIEMVPITQVQENKVGIITTLDGEPLEKGEIAGGSVEGHRNFQDPMAFIQAGGKKGLQEDVILAGTYYLNPWFVIVEQVAMMHIPIGYVGVVNSFVGPEGTDTSGLAFKHGNIVNKYEKGVWNDPLDPGKHPVNIYTHAVEVVPTTNIVLNWANSRTESHELDKNLSTISVRSKDGFTFNLDVSQIIHIPRNEAPKVIARFGNMRNLVSQVLEPTIANYFRNSAQKSGVIEFLTNRSQRQEDAKAQISTVLMAYNVEGVDTLIGDIVPPEALMKTLTDRKIAEEERVTYEIQRNAQVERKEFESAKAGADMQPEVVKSTRQVEINTQMAAAKVAAAKGDAESKTINAKADAEVQTINSKANALATEVNGNADAGKIKAIGLAEAEVTKQKTEAMGTEQYAIVRVAEALASNGVKLVPEILITGKEGGTNDMVSALLGTELMRKLKDDKSMNQN; via the coding sequence ATGAACAACTTGATTAACTTCTGGTGGTTGCTGCCGCTTGTTGCAGCTGTTATTGCGTACAAATTTGTTTTACGCGCTTTCTTCGGGATGATTATCGTGCCCGACGACCGTATTGGCCTGGTCATCAAAAAGTTTGCCCTCTATGGCGATAAGCGATTGCCTGACGGCCGTATTATAGCTATTAAAGGCGAGGCCGGTATGCAGGCCAAACCTTTAGCCCCGGGGCTTTACTGGCGCATGTGGCCATGGCAGTACAGTATTATCATGGAGCAGTTTACCATCATTCCGCAAGATAAACTGGGACTGGTAAAGGCTAAAGACGGTGCCAGTATGGATACCGGCCGCGTGCTGGGCAAACCAGTTGATTGCGATAAATTTCAGGACTCGCAGGCATTTCTTGAAAATAACGGTCAGAAGGGGCCGCAGGCGGCATTTCTTACGCCTGGTAGTTATCGTATCAACACCTTTTTGTTTGAAATTGAGATGGTGCCTATTACCCAGGTGCAGGAGAATAAAGTGGGTATTATAACCACGCTTGACGGTGAACCGTTGGAGAAAGGTGAGATTGCCGGCGGATCTGTAGAGGGACACCGTAACTTTCAAGACCCGATGGCATTTATCCAGGCCGGTGGTAAAAAAGGTTTGCAGGAAGACGTGATCCTGGCAGGTACTTACTACCTCAACCCTTGGTTTGTGATTGTAGAGCAGGTAGCCATGATGCATATCCCTATCGGTTATGTAGGGGTGGTTAACTCCTTCGTCGGTCCGGAAGGTACCGATACCAGCGGACTGGCATTTAAGCACGGCAACATCGTCAATAAATACGAGAAAGGTGTATGGAATGATCCGCTCGATCCTGGTAAGCACCCGGTAAACATTTATACCCACGCGGTAGAGGTGGTGCCTACAACCAACATCGTGCTTAACTGGGCCAACAGTCGCACAGAATCACATGAACTGGATAAGAACCTGAGTACCATTAGTGTACGTTCTAAAGATGGTTTTACCTTTAACCTGGACGTATCTCAGATCATCCACATACCGCGTAACGAGGCGCCAAAGGTAATAGCAAGGTTTGGTAACATGCGCAATCTGGTATCGCAAGTGTTGGAGCCTACCATTGCCAACTACTTCCGTAACTCTGCACAAAAAAGTGGTGTGATTGAGTTTTTAACCAACCGTTCACAAAGACAAGAGGATGCTAAAGCGCAGATCAGCACGGTGCTGATGGCCTACAACGTTGAAGGTGTGGATACCCTGATTGGTGATATTGTGCCGCCGGAAGCCCTGATGAAAACGCTGACCGATCGTAAAATAGCCGAAGAAGAGCGTGTAACTTATGAAATTCAGCGTAACGCCCAGGTAGAGCGTAAAGAGTTTGAGAGTGCTAAAGCCGGTGCCGATATGCAACCGGAGGTAGTAAAATCAACCCGCCAGGTTGAGATCAACACCCAGATGGCTGCTGCAAAGGTTGCCGCTGCCAAAGGTGACGCAGAGTCTAAAACCATTAACGCAAAGGCCGATGCCGAGGTGCAAACTATCAACTCAAAAGCAAATGCCCTGGCAACAGAGGTTAACGGTAACGCTGATGCCGGTAAAATTAAAGCGATAGGTTTGGCCGAAGCCGAAGTAACCAAGCAGAAAACCGAAGCCATGGGTACAGAGCAATATGCCATCGTACGCGTAGCCGAAGCGCTGGCCAGCAACGGTGTGAAACTGGTACCAGAAATTCTGATTACCGGTAAAGAGGGTGGTACTAATGATATGGTTAGCGCCTTGCTGGGTACTGAGTTGATGAGGAAGTTGAAAGACGATAAAAGTATGAACCAGAATTAA
- a CDS encoding ankyrin repeat domain-containing protein — MGDHSNIITAFERHDTVAIENYFKIQGNPNEMRKGEPLFNRLVDMYSRSPKFKECVRIFINYGLQFDDAPLLAVLANDADKLEALIKADPEIVHRTYNRFKCTFTPLNGGTLLHFSAEYRHLDCATVLLNGGADINARASLNENGFGGHTPIFHLVNSLGGHELELLHLFLKHVPDLSITVKGLIWGKGYEWETFIPAVNPLSYTMMGLLPQMHRDPITTAKVVSALIKQAYGIDYQPPNVPNAYLNN, encoded by the coding sequence ATGGGAGATCACAGCAACATCATCACTGCATTTGAAAGGCACGATACGGTGGCCATAGAAAATTATTTTAAAATACAGGGCAACCCTAACGAGATGCGCAAAGGAGAGCCATTGTTTAATAGATTAGTGGATATGTACTCGCGCTCGCCTAAGTTCAAAGAATGCGTGCGCATCTTTATAAATTATGGCCTTCAGTTTGATGATGCCCCTCTCCTGGCCGTGCTTGCTAATGACGCTGATAAATTGGAAGCCTTGATCAAAGCTGACCCAGAAATTGTGCACCGTACCTATAACCGATTTAAATGCACTTTTACGCCGCTCAACGGCGGCACGCTACTACATTTTTCAGCTGAGTATCGGCACCTGGATTGTGCAACGGTATTGCTTAACGGCGGTGCCGATATTAACGCACGGGCAAGCCTCAATGAAAATGGTTTTGGAGGCCATACACCTATTTTCCATCTGGTAAATTCACTTGGAGGTCATGAATTAGAATTGCTTCACCTGTTTTTAAAGCATGTGCCTGATTTAAGCATAACCGTTAAGGGATTAATATGGGGCAAAGGCTACGAGTGGGAAACATTTATCCCGGCCGTAAACCCACTCAGTTATACCATGATGGGGTTGTTGCCGCAAATGCACCGCGACCCAATTACTACGGCTAAGGTTGTGTCGGCTTTAATAAAACAAGCTTATGGCATAGACTATCAACCTCCTAACGTGCCCAATGCTTATTTAAATAATTAA
- a CDS encoding RNA polymerase sigma factor: MSQPVVSSNHMYATRTIYEQYSAMLLGYIYEVVKDQQLAEHYLAEVFTRLPLELKNQQPDTNIYLHLQLMARKLLLERTDAHQNDEVYLPATQNKFLAGMTTEQQTIFCRIYYQGQSTAQVAASLQMDEAHIRKILKEAFAAIRKTT; encoded by the coding sequence GTGAGTCAGCCTGTTGTTTCATCCAATCATATGTATGCCACCCGCACCATATATGAGCAGTATAGCGCTATGCTACTGGGCTACATCTATGAAGTGGTAAAAGACCAACAACTGGCCGAACACTATTTAGCAGAAGTTTTTACCCGCTTACCGCTGGAACTAAAAAACCAGCAGCCCGATACAAATATTTATCTACACTTACAGTTAATGGCCCGAAAGCTATTGCTGGAACGCACTGATGCCCACCAAAACGACGAAGTTTATTTACCCGCAACGCAAAATAAATTTTTAGCGGGCATGACGACAGAACAACAAACCATCTTTTGCCGTATATACTACCAGGGCCAAAGTACAGCACAAGTGGCGGCCTCGCTTCAAATGGATGAGGCCCATATTAGAAAAATACTAAAAGAGGCTTTTGCCGCGATAAGGAAAACTACGTAG
- a CDS encoding YMGG-like glycine zipper-containing protein, which translates to MKKLFFCFTIISAMMFTALSTQSMAQEHKKMSSQAKGAIIGGAGGAVAGGLIGHGVKGALIGGAIGAGGGYIIGNEHRRHVEKVQRAQRRAYWRRHHTVTHPSHNVTVIRKH; encoded by the coding sequence ATGAAAAAGTTATTTTTTTGCTTCACTATCATAAGCGCCATGATGTTTACAGCTCTTAGCACGCAAAGCATGGCTCAAGAACATAAAAAAATGAGTTCGCAGGCTAAAGGCGCTATAATTGGCGGTGCCGGCGGTGCAGTTGCCGGTGGCCTGATAGGCCACGGCGTTAAAGGTGCCCTTATTGGTGGTGCTATTGGTGCCGGCGGTGGCTACATTATTGGTAATGAACACCGCAGACATGTTGAAAAAGTGCAGAGAGCTCAGCGCCGCGCTTACTGGCGCAGGCACCATACGGTAACCCACCCATCACACAATGTAACGGTTATTAGAAAACATTAA
- a CDS encoding tetratricopeptide repeat protein produces MNTILPGNNSNVLSLLDEAYKSRISNLTFSIEQAQKALDISRLLNDKALIGKSLNHLSLFYMIRGEYGQSISMAEEAIIYFEELDDDRGIADARYSIAGNYYKTDNFHLGLIYLINCLATYQKYDDHHNQARTQKSLGTIYEFFGDQNNAIKAYEGAIEAAKKAKDISLESNAYNPLSGIYLKQGNVPLALELVERSIAMKNESGDTRGLAFALYGRGKVYLRTGEYAKAEEDFKDAMKIHQSVGEKLGLGMVQRRLAELYLKSGHLAEARNLLEKAITFAEEFNVIIIKFKCEYLMYQLYKSELDTENALKYLERYIAQKEAVINAQTLQIIENYELIKRMESMEKEANLAKERADIIKKKETAEQTAKVKQEFLSTMSHELRTPLNAVVTITSLLKEKSDEEDQRLLDSLKFASNNLLLIINDILDFTKLDAGKMQLDIHPCNFKTLLDNLKQIYGSMAIEKGLKLSLSVADDVAEGYEIDETKLSQILSNLIGNAIKYTEAGRVDININKVKADKHYDILRFIVRDTGVGIPKNFFADLFESFTQPRSVTTRKQGGSGLGLAIVKKLVELHGSKVNVRSKVNYGSEFYFDLKLKPVASITRKTEMPIGQLKNKTVLLAEDNLINAMVARKLLSNWGIISEHVSNGAEAVEKSKEKIFDFILMDIHMPEMNGFDATRNIRESGANPNFATPIFALTADITAEHQEEYASYFNGFLRKPIEIEKLFQALAVGTV; encoded by the coding sequence ATGAATACAATATTGCCGGGTAATAACAGCAATGTGCTTTCGTTGTTGGATGAAGCTTATAAAAGCCGCATCAGTAACCTTACGTTCAGCATAGAGCAGGCGCAGAAAGCGCTTGATATCAGCCGTTTGCTGAATGACAAGGCATTGATTGGCAAAAGCCTCAATCACCTGTCGCTTTTCTATATGATCCGGGGCGAATACGGGCAATCTATCAGCATGGCCGAGGAGGCGATCATTTATTTTGAAGAACTGGACGATGACCGCGGCATTGCCGATGCCCGTTATAGTATAGCCGGCAATTATTATAAGACAGATAACTTCCATTTAGGTCTTATTTACCTTATTAACTGCCTGGCTACTTATCAAAAATACGACGACCATCATAACCAGGCACGCACACAAAAATCATTAGGCACCATCTACGAGTTCTTTGGCGATCAGAACAACGCCATAAAGGCCTATGAGGGCGCTATTGAAGCGGCAAAGAAGGCGAAGGATATCAGTCTTGAATCAAACGCTTACAACCCGCTCTCTGGGATATACTTAAAACAAGGCAACGTGCCACTGGCGCTTGAGTTGGTAGAACGCTCCATCGCCATGAAAAATGAAAGTGGCGACACCCGCGGACTGGCCTTTGCGCTGTACGGTCGTGGCAAAGTATATCTTAGAACCGGTGAATATGCCAAAGCCGAAGAGGATTTTAAAGATGCCATGAAGATCCACCAGTCTGTAGGCGAAAAGCTGGGATTGGGCATGGTACAGCGTCGCCTGGCAGAGCTCTATCTAAAATCCGGGCACCTAGCAGAGGCCCGAAATTTATTAGAAAAAGCCATTACGTTTGCCGAAGAGTTTAACGTTATCATTATTAAATTTAAGTGCGAGTACCTGATGTATCAACTCTATAAATCAGAGCTTGACACAGAAAATGCGCTTAAATACCTTGAACGTTATATTGCCCAGAAGGAGGCCGTAATTAATGCCCAAACCCTGCAAATTATTGAAAACTATGAGCTGATAAAGCGCATGGAATCAATGGAGAAAGAAGCGAATTTGGCCAAAGAAAGGGCCGACATTATCAAGAAAAAAGAAACAGCCGAGCAAACTGCAAAAGTGAAGCAGGAGTTTCTTTCTACCATGAGCCATGAGCTACGCACGCCCCTCAATGCAGTAGTCACAATTACGTCGCTATTAAAAGAAAAATCAGACGAAGAAGACCAGCGCTTGTTAGACTCGCTCAAGTTTGCGTCAAACAACCTCCTGCTCATTATTAACGACATCCTTGACTTTACCAAGTTGGATGCCGGCAAAATGCAGCTGGATATTCACCCCTGCAACTTTAAAACCCTGCTTGATAATCTGAAACAGATTTACGGCAGCATGGCTATAGAGAAAGGCTTGAAACTGAGTTTAAGCGTAGCCGACGATGTAGCCGAAGGCTATGAAATAGACGAAACCAAGCTATCGCAAATATTGAGTAACCTGATTGGCAACGCCATTAAATACACCGAAGCCGGTCGGGTTGATATCAATATTAATAAAGTTAAAGCCGATAAACATTATGATATACTGCGCTTTATAGTAAGAGACACCGGCGTGGGTATCCCCAAAAATTTCTTTGCAGATCTGTTTGAGAGCTTCACTCAGCCCCGTTCAGTAACTACCCGTAAACAGGGCGGCTCTGGTTTAGGGCTGGCCATTGTTAAAAAACTGGTGGAGTTGCATGGCAGCAAAGTAAATGTGCGCAGCAAGGTAAATTATGGCTCTGAGTTTTATTTCGACCTGAAACTTAAACCGGTAGCCAGCATTACCCGTAAAACCGAAATGCCCATCGGGCAACTCAAAAATAAAACTGTACTATTAGCTGAAGATAATCTTATCAACGCCATGGTAGCCAGAAAGTTATTATCAAACTGGGGCATCATTTCAGAACATGTATCAAACGGGGCCGAAGCGGTAGAAAAATCAAAAGAAAAGATCTTTGATTTTATACTGATGGATATCCACATGCCCGAAATGAACGGCTTTGATGCTACCCGCAACATCCGCGAAAGCGGCGCCAACCCTAATTTTGCCACCCCAATCTTTGCCCTTACCGCCGATATAACCGCTGAACATCAGGAAGAATACGCCTCCTACTTCAATGGTTTCTTACGCAAACCAATAGAGATTGAAAAGCTTTTTCAAGCCCTGGCTGTAGGAACAGTCTAG